One genomic segment of Lysobacter sp. 5GHs7-4 includes these proteins:
- the aroC gene encoding chorismate synthase, with protein sequence MSNNTFGRLLRVTTFGESHGPAIGCVVDGCPPGLAIAPEEFRRDLDRRATGKTRHTSARREADEIEILSGVYEGRTTGTPIALLIRNTDARSKDYGSIAEQFRPGHADYSYWQKYGLRDPRGGGRSSARETTMRVAAGVIAKKWLAERHGVRVRGFMSQIGEIFPNGYDLGVVEDNPFFWPDAAQVAELEAYMDALRKSGDSVGARVDVVADNVPPGWGEPIYGKLDGELAAALMSINAVKGVEIGDGFAAVAARGTEHRDEMSLAGFASNHAGGILGGISTGQQLHCSTAFKPTSSLRLPGRGLDVHGNEVEVITTGRHDPCVGIRATPICEAMVALVLMDQALRHRAQCGDVGEVTPRIPAGDADA encoded by the coding sequence CTTCGGCCGCCTGTTGCGGGTCACCACTTTCGGCGAGAGCCACGGTCCGGCGATCGGCTGCGTGGTCGACGGCTGCCCGCCGGGGCTGGCGATCGCGCCGGAGGAGTTCCGTCGCGACCTGGATCGCCGTGCGACCGGCAAGACCCGCCACACCTCGGCGCGGCGCGAGGCCGACGAGATCGAAATCCTCAGCGGCGTGTACGAGGGCCGCACCACCGGTACTCCGATCGCGCTGCTGATCCGCAACACCGATGCGCGCAGCAAGGATTACGGTTCGATCGCCGAGCAATTCCGTCCCGGCCACGCCGATTACAGCTATTGGCAGAAGTACGGCCTGCGCGACCCGCGCGGTGGCGGACGTTCGTCGGCGCGCGAAACCACCATGCGCGTGGCCGCCGGCGTGATCGCCAAGAAGTGGCTGGCCGAGCGTCACGGCGTACGGGTGCGCGGCTTCATGTCGCAGATCGGCGAGATCTTCCCCAACGGCTACGACTTGGGCGTGGTCGAGGACAATCCTTTCTTCTGGCCCGATGCCGCACAGGTCGCGGAGTTGGAGGCGTACATGGACGCGCTGCGCAAGTCCGGCGATTCGGTCGGTGCGCGCGTGGATGTGGTCGCCGACAACGTGCCGCCGGGCTGGGGCGAGCCGATCTACGGCAAGCTCGACGGCGAACTGGCCGCGGCGCTGATGAGCATCAACGCGGTCAAGGGCGTGGAGATCGGCGACGGTTTCGCCGCGGTGGCCGCGCGCGGCACCGAGCACCGCGACGAGATGTCGCTTGCCGGCTTCGCCTCCAACCATGCCGGCGGCATCCTCGGCGGCATCAGCACCGGCCAACAGCTGCATTGCTCGACCGCGTTCAAGCCCACCTCCAGCCTGCGCCTGCCCGGGCGCGGCCTGGACGTGCACGGCAACGAGGTCGAGGTGATCACCACCGGCCGCCACGATCCCTGCGTGGGCATCCGCGCCACCCCGATCTGCGAGGCCATGGTCGCGCTGGTGTTGATGGACCAGGCCCTGCGTCACCGCGCCCAGTGCGGCGACGTGGGCGAGGTGACGCCGCGCATTCCGGCCGGCGACGCCGATGCCTGA